The Streptomyces sp. P9-A4 genome contains a region encoding:
- a CDS encoding alkyl/aryl-sulfatase — translation MSDTLPSFEDTTDFENADRGFLGALVPGVITAADGRTIWDNDAYGFLKAECPGTAHPSLWRQGRLCARQGLYEVTEGIYQVRGLDLSNMTIVEGERGIVVIDPLISAETAAAGLALYREHRGDRPVTGLIYTHSHGDHFGGARGILPHGTEEGIPILAPAGFLEHAVSENVYAGGAMGRRAGYMYGVMLPKSPEGQIGIGLGQATSTGTITLIPPTVDIVRTGQEETVDGVRIVFQLTPGTEAPSEMNFLFPDHRALCLAENATHNMHNVLTLRGAVVRDARIWARYLDEAIEYFHGRYDVGFASHHWPTWGHDNVVRFLSEQRDLYAYMHDQTLRLLNDGLTGVEIAERIQLPPALEKSWHARGYYGSLSHNTKAIYQRYLGWYDGNPAHLWEQPPAELAERYVEVAGGPAAALAKARTYVEAGDLRFAATLLNHIVFADPEDAEAKETLAKVYERLGHGAENGTWRNFYLTGAKELRDGPRSDIVELTNPEMLMALTVPMVIDSIAIRVDGPRAWDDELTIDLVLSDENARHRLTLHNGALTHRAVTGEPRTPAGLTLTLAKAQLLGLLAGQGLQELGIGVEGDPALLARLFSYVTKADPDFPVVTP, via the coding sequence ATGAGCGACACCCTGCCCTCCTTCGAGGACACCACCGACTTCGAGAACGCCGACCGGGGTTTCCTCGGCGCCCTCGTCCCCGGCGTGATCACGGCCGCCGACGGGCGGACGATCTGGGACAACGACGCCTACGGCTTCCTGAAGGCCGAGTGCCCCGGCACCGCCCACCCGAGCCTCTGGCGCCAGGGCCGGCTGTGCGCCAGGCAGGGCCTGTACGAGGTCACCGAGGGCATCTACCAGGTGCGCGGGCTCGACCTCTCCAACATGACGATCGTCGAGGGCGAGCGCGGGATCGTCGTGATCGACCCGCTGATCTCGGCCGAGACGGCCGCCGCCGGCCTCGCGCTCTACCGGGAGCACCGCGGCGACCGCCCGGTCACCGGCCTGATCTACACCCACTCGCACGGCGACCACTTCGGCGGCGCCCGCGGGATCCTGCCGCACGGCACCGAGGAGGGCATCCCGATCCTGGCGCCCGCCGGGTTCCTGGAGCACGCGGTCAGCGAGAACGTGTACGCGGGCGGGGCGATGGGCCGCCGCGCCGGGTACATGTACGGCGTGATGCTGCCCAAGTCGCCGGAGGGCCAGATCGGCATCGGCCTCGGGCAGGCCACCTCCACGGGCACGATCACCCTCATCCCGCCGACCGTGGACATCGTCCGCACCGGCCAGGAGGAGACGGTCGACGGGGTGCGGATCGTCTTCCAGCTCACCCCGGGCACCGAGGCCCCGTCCGAGATGAACTTCCTCTTCCCCGACCACCGCGCCCTGTGCCTGGCCGAGAACGCCACGCACAACATGCACAACGTGCTGACCCTGCGCGGGGCCGTCGTCCGCGACGCCCGGATCTGGGCCCGGTACCTCGACGAGGCCATCGAGTACTTCCACGGCCGGTACGACGTCGGCTTCGCCTCCCACCACTGGCCGACCTGGGGCCACGACAACGTGGTGCGGTTCCTGTCCGAGCAGCGCGATCTGTACGCGTACATGCACGACCAGACGCTGCGCCTCCTCAACGACGGCCTGACCGGCGTCGAGATCGCCGAGCGGATCCAGCTGCCGCCCGCCCTGGAGAAGTCCTGGCACGCGCGCGGCTACTACGGCTCGCTCTCCCACAACACCAAGGCGATCTACCAGCGCTATCTGGGCTGGTACGACGGCAACCCGGCCCACCTCTGGGAACAGCCGCCGGCCGAACTCGCCGAGCGGTACGTGGAGGTGGCGGGCGGCCCGGCCGCCGCCCTCGCCAAGGCCCGTACGTACGTCGAGGCGGGCGACCTCCGCTTCGCCGCGACCCTGCTCAACCACATCGTCTTCGCCGACCCGGAGGACGCCGAGGCGAAGGAGACGCTGGCCAAGGTCTACGAGCGCCTCGGGCACGGCGCCGAGAACGGCACCTGGCGCAACTTCTACCTGACGGGAGCCAAGGAGCTCCGCGACGGACCCCGCTCCGACATCGTCGAACTCACGAACCCCGAGATGCTCATGGCCCTCACGGTCCCGATGGTCATCGACTCGATCGCGATCCGCGTCGACGGACCGCGCGCCTGGGACGACGAGCTGACCATCGATCTCGTCCTGAGCGACGAGAACGCCCGCCACCGCCTCACCCTCCACAACGGAGCCCTCACCCACCGGGCCGTCACGGGCGAGCCCCGGACGCCCGCCGGGCTCACCCTCACCCTGGCCAAGGCGCAGCTGCTCGGCCTGCTGGCCGGCCAGGGCCTCCAGGAGCTGGGGATCGGGGTGGAAGGCGACCCCGCGCTGCTCGCCCGCCTCTTCTCGTACGTGACGAAGGCCGACCCCGACTTCCCGGTCGTCACCCCGTGA
- a CDS encoding class I SAM-dependent methyltransferase: MYSATPEDWREANRARWDERVPIHAASAFYDLDTFRAGKDALRDFELAEVGDVTGRSLLHLQCHIGLDTLSWARHGASQVVGLDFSEPAVETARSLAADLGLSQDRAAFVAADVYDAAEAVPDNAYDIVYTGSGALCWLPDIERWAETAASLVAPGGFLYVAEFHPLTDSLDDETGSRIVNDYFVREPWVDTTPGTYAELDAVTVHNRSVEWVHPVGEVVTALARAGLRIEFLREHDASLFPRYGALQQHEDGYYRFPADRPRIPLMYSVKASRPA; this comes from the coding sequence ATGTACTCCGCGACCCCCGAGGACTGGCGCGAGGCCAACCGCGCCCGCTGGGACGAGCGCGTCCCGATCCACGCAGCCAGCGCGTTCTACGACCTCGACACCTTCCGCGCGGGCAAGGACGCCCTGCGGGACTTCGAGCTCGCCGAGGTCGGTGACGTCACCGGGCGCAGCCTGCTGCACCTCCAGTGCCACATCGGTCTGGACACGCTCTCCTGGGCGCGCCACGGCGCCTCCCAGGTCGTCGGTCTCGACTTCTCCGAGCCGGCCGTCGAGACCGCCCGCTCGCTCGCCGCCGACCTCGGCCTCTCGCAGGACCGGGCCGCCTTCGTCGCCGCCGACGTGTACGACGCGGCCGAGGCCGTCCCGGACAACGCCTACGACATCGTCTACACGGGCAGCGGGGCGCTGTGCTGGCTGCCGGACATCGAGCGCTGGGCGGAGACCGCCGCGTCGCTGGTCGCTCCGGGCGGTTTCCTCTACGTGGCCGAGTTCCATCCGCTCACCGACTCGCTCGACGACGAGACCGGCAGCCGGATCGTGAACGACTACTTCGTCCGCGAGCCGTGGGTGGACACGACGCCCGGCACGTACGCCGAGCTCGACGCGGTCACCGTCCACAACCGCAGCGTGGAGTGGGTGCACCCGGTCGGCGAGGTCGTCACGGCGCTCGCGAGGGCGGGGCTGCGGATCGAGTTCCTGCGCGAGCACGACGCCTCGCTGTTCCCCCGCTACGGGGCGCTCCAGCAGCACGAGGACGGCTACTACCGCTTCCCGGCGGACCGCCCGCGCATCCCGCTGATGTACTCGGTCAAGGCGTCCCGCCCAGCCTGA
- a CDS encoding DUF6191 domain-containing protein — protein MEFAVFVTLPGLVILLTVIAFADQLLRMTGRGKRTGQVSSTGFEQLHATFSQGKQNELKERQSSLVLRDDEEDGAPPNRSTVDLTGGRAVIRLGGTP, from the coding sequence ATGGAGTTCGCCGTGTTCGTGACGCTGCCCGGTCTGGTCATCCTGCTGACCGTGATCGCCTTCGCCGATCAGCTGCTGCGGATGACCGGCCGGGGGAAGCGCACGGGGCAGGTCTCCTCGACCGGCTTCGAGCAGCTGCACGCCACCTTCTCGCAGGGCAAGCAGAACGAACTCAAGGAGCGGCAGAGTTCGCTGGTGCTGCGGGACGACGAGGAGGACGGCGCCCCGCCGAACCGCTCGACGGTGGACCTGACGGGCGGGCGCGCCGTGATCAGGCTGGGCGGGACGCCTTGA
- a CDS encoding serine/threonine-protein kinase → MLVADRYRLHVCIGRGGMGEVWQATDEVLGRSVAVKLMLAHAADPSAGDRFRLEAQTAARLSHPHVVGVFDFGTWDGKLFLVMELVEGDSLAGTPADPLVLPAERVAVVAAHAAAGLAAAHRQGVVHRDIKPGNLLVDADGTVKLADFGIARFVDDPSGALTTTGQIVGTGLYLAPERALGQPASSASDVYSLGCVLYQLLTGRTPFRADTATALLYQHIDTPPVPPSRLGVVLPPDFETYLLSLLAKQPEQRPPAQAIADWFSSGAWRAYSQQAPAQARPAAAPHPAHAPRTGHTGHGSHTTHGSHAQAAPQAPHAPQHHPGPPPPAVHTRPAPASTAPQAPTSRRRERPGSVSGSGLAELSRRRPRKTAAVAGAIAFVVFLVIGMAWLS, encoded by the coding sequence GTGCTGGTCGCGGACCGATATCGGCTTCATGTGTGTATCGGCCGGGGCGGCATGGGCGAGGTGTGGCAGGCCACCGACGAGGTGCTCGGCCGGTCCGTGGCCGTGAAGCTGATGCTGGCGCACGCGGCCGACCCCTCCGCCGGTGACCGGTTCCGCCTGGAGGCGCAGACGGCGGCCCGGCTGAGCCATCCGCATGTGGTCGGGGTCTTCGACTTCGGCACGTGGGACGGAAAGCTCTTCCTCGTCATGGAGCTGGTGGAGGGCGACAGCCTCGCCGGCACCCCCGCCGATCCGCTGGTCCTGCCCGCCGAGCGGGTCGCCGTGGTCGCCGCGCACGCCGCCGCCGGGCTCGCCGCCGCGCACCGGCAGGGCGTCGTGCACCGGGACATCAAGCCGGGGAACCTGCTGGTCGACGCCGACGGGACGGTCAAGCTCGCCGACTTCGGCATCGCGCGGTTCGTCGACGACCCCTCGGGGGCGCTCACGACGACGGGTCAGATCGTGGGCACCGGGCTGTACCTGGCGCCCGAGCGCGCCCTCGGGCAGCCCGCCTCGTCCGCGTCGGACGTGTACTCGCTGGGCTGTGTGCTCTACCAACTCCTCACCGGGCGCACGCCGTTCCGCGCGGACACGGCGACCGCGCTGCTGTACCAGCACATCGACACCCCTCCGGTGCCACCGAGCAGACTCGGGGTGGTACTGCCGCCCGACTTCGAGACGTATCTGCTGAGCCTGCTCGCCAAGCAGCCGGAGCAGCGGCCCCCGGCGCAGGCCATCGCGGACTGGTTCTCCTCCGGCGCCTGGCGCGCCTACTCGCAGCAGGCCCCGGCACAGGCCCGCCCGGCCGCCGCACCGCACCCCGCTCACGCACCGCGGACCGGGCACACCGGGCACGGCTCGCACACCACTCACGGCTCGCACGCCCAGGCGGCCCCGCAGGCGCCGCACGCCCCGCAGCACCACCCCGGTCCGCCGCCGCCGGCCGTTCACACCCGGCCCGCGCCCGCCTCCACCGCCCCGCAGGCACCCACGTCCCGGCGCCGCGAGCGCCCCGGCTCCGTCAGCGGCAGCGGGCTCGCCGAGCTCTCCCGGCGCCGCCCCCGCAAGACGGCCGCCGTGGCCGGGGCCATCGCCTTCGTCGTCTTCCTGGTCATCGGGATGGCCTGGCTCTCCTGA
- a CDS encoding tetratricopeptide repeat protein, whose translation MARTGSGGPAGTAMLWGERVSAAQLDAAERGYALCGPAERLLWERLSVFEGAFGLDAVQEVCASELLPPARIPAVLDRLAPLALLPVDDLFDGEPDAPRYWMPHPVRAVGARHLTGRGDRGSVVPRHRRWCVKTARRAADWWQSGRQLDARDLALRELPDLAAAMDPTNAWPTPGDEAAAAVEVAVSLWFLWVACGRVDEGRNRLRHALSLHTEPPSARALWLAAFLELESGRPEDAEPILVRAWAAAVRDGDERALGMLAHLRGATALFQGRTDAAAEEFRDALALVGERTDVGPSRHGCWVGLALSLCRTDPEAAQEALDQSDREHRTRRAWAGRDLYSESWASHVRAELAAWDGDPERAAGHARRALREHLRLGSSVGAAAAAELLAQMWSMSGRNDRAAHLLGAVDVLRSSAFDPSYRPAEYCAAIRARIERALGSLLDDPELRDAYEEGARLGLFTLAERR comes from the coding sequence ATGGCGCGCACAGGGTCCGGTGGACCGGCCGGGACGGCGATGCTGTGGGGGGAGCGGGTGAGCGCCGCCCAACTCGACGCCGCCGAGCGGGGCTACGCCCTCTGCGGACCCGCCGAGCGGCTCCTGTGGGAACGGCTCTCCGTCTTCGAGGGCGCCTTCGGCCTGGACGCCGTCCAGGAGGTGTGCGCCTCGGAACTGCTGCCTCCGGCACGGATCCCGGCGGTCCTCGACCGGCTCGCCCCGCTCGCCCTGCTGCCCGTCGACGACCTCTTCGACGGCGAACCCGACGCCCCCCGCTACTGGATGCCGCACCCGGTGCGGGCGGTGGGCGCCCGGCACCTCACCGGGCGCGGCGACCGCGGCTCCGTCGTCCCGCGCCACCGGCGCTGGTGCGTGAAGACCGCCCGGCGGGCCGCGGACTGGTGGCAGAGCGGCCGGCAGCTCGACGCCCGGGACCTCGCCCTGCGCGAACTCCCCGACCTGGCCGCCGCCATGGACCCGACGAACGCGTGGCCCACCCCGGGCGACGAGGCCGCGGCGGCCGTCGAGGTCGCCGTCTCCCTCTGGTTCCTGTGGGTGGCCTGCGGGCGGGTCGACGAGGGCCGCAACCGGCTCCGGCACGCCCTCTCCCTGCACACCGAACCCCCCTCGGCCCGGGCCCTGTGGCTCGCCGCCTTCCTGGAACTGGAGTCCGGCCGTCCCGAGGACGCCGAGCCGATCCTCGTCCGGGCCTGGGCGGCGGCGGTACGGGACGGCGACGAGCGCGCCCTCGGGATGCTGGCCCATCTGCGGGGCGCGACCGCGCTGTTCCAGGGGCGTACGGACGCGGCGGCGGAGGAGTTCCGGGACGCGCTGGCCCTGGTGGGGGAGCGGACCGATGTCGGGCCGAGCCGTCACGGGTGCTGGGTGGGCCTGGCGCTCTCGCTGTGCCGGACCGACCCGGAGGCCGCGCAGGAGGCGCTCGACCAGTCGGACCGGGAGCACCGGACCCGGCGCGCCTGGGCGGGCCGTGACCTCTACTCGGAGTCCTGGGCTTCGCACGTCCGGGCCGAACTCGCCGCCTGGGACGGGGACCCGGAGCGGGCCGCGGGCCACGCCCGGCGGGCCCTGCGCGAGCATCTGCGCCTCGGTTCGTCGGTGGGCGCGGCGGCCGCGGCGGAACTCCTGGCCCAGATGTGGTCGATGAGCGGCAGGAACGACCGGGCGGCCCATCTCCTGGGCGCGGTGGACGTGTTGCGGAGCTCGGCCTTCGACCCGTCGTACCGGCCGGCGGAGTACTGCGCGGCGATCCGCGCCCGCATCGAGCGGGCACTCGGCTCGCTGCTCGACGACCCGGAACTGCGGGACGCCTACGAGGAGGGCGCCAGGCTGGGCCTGTTCACCCTGGCGGAACGCCGGTAG
- a CDS encoding YdcF family protein — MFAFVVAAVFLLLFGAGVLRDRRRFGNAVYLGLAVTFLGLGLLAGIEDAPPGVAETAMVCGLLVLGLGPVVLAGLLCANGVKMVRKEGRRPANLLSLLAGLGMFGVMGLAVAAVVARSWVLGLIVGTTLLVLGYVSFLFLCFIGYAFLYGRMRIRRDADYVVVLGSGLIGGRRVPPLLASRLDRGRQVYEMLAARGRSRSGPPVLITSGGQGPDEEVPESHAMADYLVERGFPAGAVVREDRSRTTDENMLFSKELMERDRPGSSCVIVTNNFHAFRAALTARRAGVDGQVVGSPTAAYFWPSAIMREFVAVFLQYKVVNLGICLTLILLGVLAGLAGLAVR, encoded by the coding sequence ATGTTCGCCTTCGTCGTGGCCGCCGTCTTCCTGCTGCTCTTCGGGGCCGGTGTGCTGCGCGACCGGCGCCGCTTCGGCAATGCCGTGTACCTCGGCCTCGCCGTCACCTTCCTCGGGCTCGGGCTCCTCGCCGGGATCGAGGACGCCCCGCCGGGCGTCGCCGAGACCGCGATGGTCTGCGGGCTGCTCGTGCTCGGCCTCGGCCCGGTCGTCCTCGCCGGGCTGCTCTGCGCGAACGGCGTGAAGATGGTCCGCAAGGAGGGCAGACGCCCGGCCAACCTGCTGTCCCTCCTCGCCGGGCTCGGCATGTTCGGGGTGATGGGCCTGGCCGTGGCCGCCGTCGTCGCCCGCTCCTGGGTCCTCGGCCTGATCGTCGGCACCACGCTCCTCGTCCTCGGTTACGTCTCCTTCCTCTTCCTCTGCTTCATCGGATACGCCTTCCTCTACGGGCGCATGCGCATCCGCCGGGACGCCGACTACGTGGTGGTCCTCGGCTCCGGCCTGATCGGCGGCCGGCGGGTGCCCCCGCTGCTCGCGAGCAGGCTGGACCGGGGACGGCAGGTGTACGAGATGCTGGCCGCCCGCGGCCGGAGCCGGAGCGGCCCGCCGGTCCTCATCACCTCCGGCGGGCAGGGCCCCGACGAGGAGGTCCCCGAGTCGCACGCCATGGCCGACTACCTCGTCGAGCGCGGCTTCCCGGCCGGCGCGGTGGTGCGCGAGGACCGCTCGCGCACCACCGACGAGAACATGCTGTTCAGCAAGGAGCTGATGGAGCGGGACCGGCCGGGCTCCTCGTGCGTGATCGTCACCAACAACTTCCACGCCTTCCGGGCCGCCCTCACGGCCCGAAGAGCGGGCGTCGACGGCCAGGTGGTGGGCTCTCCGACCGCCGCCTACTTCTGGCCGTCGGCGATCATGCGCGAGTTCGTCGCGGTCTTCCTCCAGTACAAGGTGGTGAACCTGGGGATCTGCCTGACGCTGATCCTGCTCGGGGTGCTCGCCGGGCTGGCCGGGCTGGCGGTCCGCTGA